Within the Emticicia oligotrophica DSM 17448 genome, the region GAAACCCCACTTATTCTCGAAGCTTGTCCTAAAGTTTGTGGTTTTATCTTCTTTAATTTTTGTCTTGCTTCAATCGAAATTGATAGTAACTTTTCGTAGTCAAAGTCTGGGTTTATTCTTAAATCTTCCAATCTCGACATTTTCTCAGCCATTAATAATTCTTTTTCTATATAACTTTCGTACTTCACTTTTATTACTGCTTGTTCGATTATTTCGTCATCAAATCTGCTCAGATACTCTGTCATTTCTTTGTCTAACATTCTTATATTATTGATTTCAATTTCAGGTCTTTTCAATATACTATAGAATGTTGATTTTTCCCTAAGCCCTGAAGAGCCTATTCCTTCAAGATATGAATTTGCTACATCGGGTGCAATCTTTCTCGTTTTGATTTCTTTTACTATATCTTCTGCTGAAGTTTGTTTATACTTCATTCTATCTAATCGTTCCACAGAAGCCAATCCTAAATCATAACCTTTTTGGGTTAATCTTATATCCGCATTGTCTTGTCTTAATAAAGTTCTGAATTCAGCTCTTGAAGTAAACATTCTATAAGGCTCATCTGTCCCTTTATTTATTAAGTCATCAATTAAAACGCCTATATAAGCTTCATTACGTTTGAGGATGAATTCTTCTTTTTCATGAACTTTATTGTGTGCATTTATACCAGCCATCAATCCTTGACATGCCGCTTCTTCATAACCTGTTGTTCCATTTATTTGCCCTGCGAAATATAAGTTCTCAATTAAATGAGTTTCAAGGGTTAGTTTCAATTGAGTTGGTGGAAAAAAATCATATTCAATGGCATATCCAGGTCTAAACATTCTTACTTTCTCAAAACCTTTAATTTTAGTCAAGGCCTCATACTGAATTTCTTCAGGCAACGAAGTAGAAAATCCATTTATATACATTTCTACTGTATTCCATCCTTCTGGTTCTACAAATATTTGATGATGGTCTTTATCTGCAAATCGATTTATTTTATCTTCAACAGATGGACAATACCTTGGACCTAGACCTTTAATTCTTCCACTAAACA harbors:
- the mnmG gene encoding tRNA uridine-5-carboxymethylaminomethyl(34) synthesis enzyme MnmG is translated as MFKEYDVIVVGAGHAGCEAAAAAANMGSSVLLVTMNMHTIAQMSCNPAMGGVAKGQIVREIDALGGQSGIISDKTMIQFRMLNRSKGPAMWSPRCQSDRMLFAQEWRDTLEKIPNVDFWQEMIEGLIIKDNRVVGVRTGMGLEVKAKAVVLTNGTFLNGKIHIGEKNFGGGRTGEKAAYGITEQLISLGFESGRMKTGTPPRIDGRSLNWELMEEQKGDENPEKFSYTDTPKLTKQRSCYVTYTNEKVHEVLRKGFDKSPMFSGRIKGLGPRYCPSVEDKINRFADKDHHQIFVEPEGWNTVEMYINGFSTSLPEEIQYEALTKIKGFEKVRMFRPGYAIEYDFFPPTQLKLTLETHLIENLYFAGQINGTTGYEEAACQGLMAGINAHNKVHEKEEFILKRNEAYIGVLIDDLINKGTDEPYRMFTSRAEFRTLLRQDNADIRLTQKGYDLGLASVERLDRMKYKQTSAEDIVKEIKTRKIAPDVANSYLEGIGSSGLREKSTFYSILKRPEIEINNIRMLDKEMTEYLSRFDDEIIEQAVIKVKYESYIEKELLMAEKMSRLEDLRINPDFDYEKLLSISIEARQKLKKIKPQTLGQASRISGVSPADISVIMIHLGR